Part of the Primulina huaijiensis isolate GDHJ02 chromosome 15, ASM1229523v2, whole genome shotgun sequence genome is shown below.
tctcatcattttttatataattaggCTCAAAGGGTTTTAAGTGATAAAATATAGCAATAAAAACCTAATATGAGTAATGTCTAAATCCCTTATGTGCATGCAAAATTTCATTTCAAAGTCAAGTGATTCGTTCCGTATTTTTCGCTCGCCAGTACATggttgtcaagttttaatatatgaaagtAAAGTATCGTTTCAACGAAGagtgtatgatttaaaatatatcagtgCTTGCAATTAAAATAGTCATGACTTTATTCAGAAGAATCGATAAAAGATTTGGTTTTCTTAAAACGAATTAATCGCAAATAAGTATTGATCTAATCACCGAATCGAGAAAATAtcaatgagagaaaatatctatAGGAGTGATTTCAGCAAGTTTTCATGATAATTATTCCCGAttgaatttatattcatgaattacaattatttattgataaaaaacacttaattattttattcttcatttcccaagtgacgaataaattgtataaTTCAAACTTGGATCCAAACATTCCTAATaagaatataattttaaatgataaattcaaACAATATTCTTACTTAGGCATCGCTAAATTTATATGCCTTCCGAacgatataaacattcaacgatgtgtctataatgatctataatcctagTTCCTCTCCCTAGTTAtagaattaatcagacaacaAACAATTTATGGCCACTAAACTAAAGTCGGATAAACAcaaagaaacacaattaaaccaaaagaaattcaatcatataaacaaacaCGTCAAATAATAGTATCCACAAAGCTACATCATCCTCTAGACTGTAAAATTAGTTCATaacaaaatctaaacaaaaacaaaacatgttTGAAGATTTAGACATCACAACACAAGAAATAAAAAGGCAAAAGATTAGATGACAGATCAGAAGTGGCGTTTCTGTCCCAGATTCGTCGTTCTTCGCCTTTGTGATCAATCTTTGCGCTCTGATTCTTCGTCTCGTGCGTCTCCTCGTTCCTCACTCACATTTTTCTCCAAAAAACGGCTACCCTTCTTCTGCAACCCTATTCTTTCTTTTATCCCTCGCACGGGCCGTAGTTTGAAGCCCATTTGTTCAATTCTCACCGGCACTAGCGCTGCGGTGCTGCTCAAGAGCCCGTCTCTCGAAGGTGTGGCGCCGCAATGCTGCTTGGGCtgcgcctaggcgcttgtctCTTAGCAGTGTGGGCGAAGCGGCGCCTCTcgtcagcgcctaggcgctaataACTCGGCATGatagcgctgcggcgcttatCCCCTGCACACAGTAACACTATGGCTCTCGTCCATCAACCGTTCGACCTGAAACTTGACTCTAATCATCATCAATCATCCATTAATGGTGTATCTCCTGCAcaacacaaaaacaacaaatacaaagCGTAATTTTGTCCGAAACTAACATAATTTAAATGGATTCtcatataaattaagtgcaattcttgcacttatcaaaccccccaaacttgaacttttgctagtcccgagctaaacaaaaataaaaataataacttaatAAAAAAGTAACGCAAACGACTATAAGTCATGGAAATGCGTATGTGATATGTCAATGTTCATTTACCTAATCGAATGCTCAAATAAATCCAAAGTACCCACTCCCCTTATAAACTCAAGAAATCTTCAGCTCAATTCGACTCACACTTcattaaaatacaaattcacTTAGACATATCACAAATGACTTTATTGGTGATTATTTGGCTCATAAGATAGTTAACACATGTATATCAAAAAAATTGATGTCACACAATGAGATGCTtacatgcaagttatcaaaatttaaacttGCTAACCATGTTTCTCAAGTATCTATAAGCTTAACTTGAACAACTTTTGTTCACTAGTATATTGAATAGATGTGACAAGATTAATAGGTCTTGTATGCTTGTAATGTTAGGCTACAGCTGATGGCTATAATAAAGggtatgaaaatcaaaatttgagagaaatatttgaatttaatcatttttcactCATTTTCGTTCTCATTGCATTCACCATCCACTTATTGTTTTTTCTCATTCATATCCTccatttctcatattttttctttttcaccaCTTTTTGATTCAttacttttttttgtttttcttcttcttttctttctcaACTCCTTTATacacatttattttttctttttcttttcaaggagtatataaatcatttcaatgacaatgaacttatttctctcaaaattaagTAGGAAAAAAGTGTATAAGTTTCATTTGGTAGTTGTTGTGGGATATAGAATAGATACAAGTGGGGGCTAATCGTATGTCATTGACACACACCACTTGATTTTTAGTAGGCTCAAAATGGGACACTAGGGatatttcatcttcatttggtAGGCTCGAAGGCTCAAACGGTTCCTAAGATTGCCTAAATCATTCTTATGTCATATATTATCTGTATTTCACCTCAAAAAATGTTCAGACAAGTTCTAGATTACCGTCAATCCATTAGTCATCTCATACAAACAAATCACATGCATTGTTTaaccaaaatgatatatgagatAGGTGCACAAAGAAAATTCAAGCATCTCAATCAACTCGAGGCTCAATGGGCTAACAATCGACAATAAACAATGAAAATAGGCCCAAAGATATTGAGAAAAATTGTCTAAATCATCTATGTGTTTGCAAAAGTGTCAGTCAATTTCATGTGAGAATTACTAAAAATCAGATTTCCATTGTCTATTTAGTATCACAAGTATGTAAATTGTCTCTAAGCATCGATAGTATTAACAAACATGACAGTGCAATAATTTGTGACTCCCAAGTTATCATGAACACATGCATTCAGAACCACAACTTCATTCATATCATCCGCCACACAATGACTTATCCGTGAATCTTTTCTAACGACTCTATAATGCAGTAATCAAAATGACACTTTTTTTATACTCTCTAcgaaattaaaacaatttaactaTTGTACAGGAAATAACTAATCATGCAGTTctaaaatcaactcaaagcgaCTTAATAAACTCTAACTCAAACGAGCCAAACAAGCAAAGAAGAATAACAACAACCCCCAAAACTTAAGTATGTGCATTGTGTAACGGTCATGGGCCATGGCATAGCATGGGCCTCGGCCCATACCCACGCACCATTACGCATAAGACTTATCCAGCCTAGGCATTGGAGTTTTTACCTTCCTAAGATTAGAACCCAAGACCTCCTGGACTTATATAGATCTTGGCAGCGAtactggtaccaattgagctataTAAGTCCAGGAGGTCTTGGGTTCTAATCCTGGGAAGGTaaaaactccagtgcctgggatGGATAAGTCCTATGCGTAATGGTGTGTGGGTATGGGCCGAGGCCCATGCTATGCCATGGCCCATGAttgttacaataaaaggcgcccaGATGGCCCATGACCACTACAAATACTGAGCAAGAACTAATGTCTCACAACCCGGGACGCTCTGATCCATCCCTCTTTCCTGATGCATGTTTTTCTCTTACAGTCTTGTATAATTTTCAGTGGTGACAGCATCCCAGAAACGTCAAATCTATCAAAAACAGCAGCAGACGACTCACCCTCCCCAGATTGAACTTGCTTACTTTTCTTCTTTGGCGGCATGACTCACTTGAATATAAACCTCGCTCAATAGCAATTTTCTCACAAAAATACCTTACACAACGATATTCCAACAATGTAGCACCCATAATATCAACACAATCAATCAATCATTACTTTCCTTTACAACATGGAATCCAAAAGAACAAACTCTCTTAGGCAATTTATAGAACATGTTATATGCATAAACCCAAAACTCAATTCCTTCAAATTCCAAGTATTAAAATCAAGAATCACTACACCAAAGACAATTACCTTGTGATAGGGGACCAGAAATATGTTGTAAATCATCTGGTATAGATTCGTTGGAGAACTCTCGTTGAAATCCAAAAGTCAAAGGATACCTAGGAAGTGAGATGTGAAGATGAATTCGGCTTAGGGGTGATTTGTGATGATGTTTGTAGTGTTTTGAATGAGAGAAATTGCGGAGGAGGGCGGTATTCTTTGGTGGAGAGGAAGGGGAGGCCGCGGCACTGTTCTTGTTTAGGGTAGAATGATGTGTGGTCGCCCCTTTTTTCTTATACACGACCTAGCACCGTGATGCTAAATAAGTAGCGCCACGGTGCTTGCTTCTCACAGCGCTAGGTTTCTAGCACCTAAGCGTTGATTCTTCAAAATTCTGGCGCCGCGGCGCTGATGTTTGGCGCTTGGGCACCAGTGCCCACTGCATGGCACCTAGGCGCTGAGTCTGCCGAAATTTTGTCCATTAATCTCCTTTCCACGCCCGTTTCAACTTTTACCAGCATAATAGAACACGTATCAATGTCTAATCATCACATGCAGATTTCAATaacaaaataatgtaaaaataattatactactgaaaaatacaataaaataaaaataaagaaaacgaaaacaataaaagacactgattgggttgcctcccaataGGCGCTTGGTTTAACATCGTGAGCCTAACTGTCACCAGCCCACTTAGTTCAGTTCGCCCAGACTAAAATTGTCGATATTCTGCGCTTCAGTCCCATAGTAGGGCTTAACCCACTGTCCATTCACTTTGAAGGTTCTTCCATCACTGCACTTTAGCTCAATGGCCCCATGAGGATACACCGTCTCCACAATAAATGGCCCTGACCAACGCGATTTCAGCTTACCAGGAAACAACTTCAAATGAGAATTGAATAATAATACTTGTTGTCTCGGTTTGAGTTCCATTTGTATAACGAGTTTGTCATGCCACCTTTTGGTCTGTTCTTTGTAAATCTTGGCATTATCATATGCGTCATTTCGAAATTCCTCCACTTCATTCAGCTGCAGCTTTCTCATATCCCCCAAAGCTTGCAAATCAAAGTTCAACTTCTTCATTGCCTAGAATGCTCAGTGCTCCAACTCTAGTGGCAAGTGACATGCTTTCCCAAagaccaacctatagggagacatccCAATAGGTTTCTTGAATGCAGTTCAGTATGCCCACAACACATCATCCAACTTTATAGCCCAATCCTTCCGGTTAGTGTTGACAGTTTTCTTCAATATTTGTTTGATCTCCCAGTTGGATATTTCGGCTTGTCCATTCAACTAGGGATGATATGCTAATGCCACCTTATGCTTCACACTGTATTTAGCcaaaactcatttgaaaattttattgcaaaaatACGTACCTTCATCACTTATAATGCATACCTTCGTCACATATAACGGCCCTTGGAGTTCCAAACCTTGTGAAGATATTCTTATGCACATATTTAGTTACAATACGAGCATCATTAGTATTGGTGGCAATTGCTTCCACCAATTTCGAGACATAATAAACAgctaataaaatataagaatgaCCAAAAGATGGGGGAAAAGGTCCCATGAAGTCTATGCCCCAAACGCCAAAAAGTTccacttttaaaatatttatcagtGGTAATTCGTGACGCCTAGAGATGTTTCCTAACCTCTGGCATCTATCACATGATTTCACTAGGGTATAACTATCTTTTAACAAACTGGGTCAATACATACTCGCCAACTAGTTACAGTACGAGTAGATATTAGTTCATCATTTTCATTTCTTACCACAGTTATTCCACCTTTTTTAGGTACAAGTTGCACAAGAGACACCCAACTACTGTCAGAAATCTCATCAGCATTTAACAATTTCAACACCTCATTTTTTACAACTTCATTCATCGCTGGATTCAACCTCCTTTGATTATCCACATAAGGAGTTTACGAATCCTCcatcaaaattttatgaatgcATATAGTAGGGTTAATTcccataatatcataaattgaCCATCCTAATACAGTTTTAAATTTTCTCAATACTCTCAacaatttatctttttcatcaCAAGTAAggaaagaagagatgattacTGGATATGTCAACCTATCACCTAAGAATGCACAGCAAAGATGGCTTGGTAGTTCCTTCAAATCAGAAGAAGATGTTATTACCTATGTTTGCTCATCTACGTTCAGCTCCTCAAGCGGTGCatctgtttttcttcttttcgcAATGCATCAAGGGCCAAAAGTTGCTCTTTCACTTCCCAATCATCTTCATCATCAGTTCCAGCGGCACCAACCAAACAACTTTCCAAGGGGTCCCTAATTCCTGGACAATCAAGATGTACACATGAATCTATAACATCAATACTTTTACAAGTACTTACTTCATTTGACCATTTCATGGcatgatatatattaaaaatgactGCTTTTCCACCAACTCTCAGGGTGAGTTCTCCCTTATTTACATTTATCAATTCCCTTCCTGTCGCTAGGAAAGGTCTTCCAAAGATTAATGGAGCATCGTGATCTTCCTTCATATATAGAATTACAAAATCAGTagggaaaataaatttatccacTTTTACCAGTACATCTTCGATGATCCCACGTGGATACGTGAGACTTCTGTCTTCAAGCTGCAAGGTGGTAGTGGTTATTTTAACCTCTCCAAGCTCCAACTCTTtgtaaatagaaaatgatattaGATTAATACTTGCTCCTAGATCGCATAAAGCTCTACTACATTGAGAACCACCAATAAATAAAGGAATAGTAAAACTCTCTAGATCTTTTAATTTATGCGGTAGCTTATTTTGCAGAATGGCGCTACACTCTTCAGTCAGCTTCACGGTCTCCTACTCCTGCAGCTTCCTCCATTTAGACATCACATCTTTAATGAACTTTGCATAGTTTGGCATTTTCTCTAAAGCATCAGCAAATGGTATGTTGATGTGaatcttcttgaaaatatttatgaattttgcaAACTGATCATCCAGATTCTTCTTCTTGAACCTCTGAGGGTATGGAAGGGTCAGATTCAATATACGAGTCCGTTCAACTTCAACTTCTGTATAGGACTCCTCAATTTTCTTCTCCTTTCTCTCCTCATATTCACCCACTTCAACTGTCTTCTCACTTTCCACTTTCTTTTTGGATGATTCAACTTCAAGTTCTTTCCCACTTCTCAAAGTAATTGCCTTGCACTGCTCCTTTGGGTTAACTTCAGTATTACTTGGGGAATGACCTCTATTCTGATCTCTTAATGCAGTAGCCAAGTGTCCAATTTGAGCCTCCAAGGATTTCATCGTGGCACCCATATTTCCTATGTGAATTTCCATACTGTCAAGGCGAGACTCAGTCCTCGCCATCCTTGTACCAGATTCAGCAACAAACGTCCTTACCAAATTCTCAAATGAAGGCTTTCCTTCCTCCTTTGATGTATTGAACCCCGACGGAggatttaacacatttttattatttgcatatgaaaaattt
Proteins encoded:
- the LOC140959322 gene encoding uncharacterized protein, which codes for MDKVSTTETEGPSIVAEEPPLPEESQYINNMNFGGYGGYRGNPPPNTYHFGLINHENFSYANNKNVLNPPSGFNTSKEEGKPSFENLVRTFVAESGTRMARTESRLDSMEIHIGNMGATMKSLEAQIGHLATALRDQNRGHSPSNTEVNPKEQCKAITLRSGKELEVESSKKKVESEKTVEVGEYEERKEKKIEESYTEVEVERTRILNLTLPYPQRFKKKNLDDQFAKFINIFKKIHINIPFADALEKMPNYAKFIKDVMSKWRKLQDRALCDLGASINLISFSIYKELELGEVKITTTTLQLEDRSLTYPRGIIEDVLEDHDAPLIFGRPFLATGRELINVNKGELTLRVGGKAVIFNIYHAMKWSNEVSTCKSIDVIDSCVHLDCPGIRDPLESCLVGAAGTDDEDDWEVKEQLLALDALRKEEKQMHRLRS